DNA from Hippoglossus hippoglossus isolate fHipHip1 chromosome 1, fHipHip1.pri, whole genome shotgun sequence:
tcatgttgtgttttttctattcaGATATAACAGTTGTGGTTGGTCCAATCTAATATGATAAAAATGTCTTTCGTTGCCCTTCTCAGGCCCCAGATCTGATTGGATGGTTATGCCAGAATGACAGCCGAAGATTCAGCTTCTTCCTCAACCATGAGCAATAACGCTTCCCCCTCCAACTCCAAACCCTCCAAGCCTTCCAAACCCTACTCTGgtccctccctccactctctcgAAGGACAGATTAATATCCCAGAGGGTGTTCTAGCTGCTCCCATTGAACCTGCACTCAAGGCCCTGATGGAGCGCACCGGCTACAGTATGATCCAGGAAAATGGTCAACGTAAATATGGTCCTCCTCCTGGCTGGAATGGTGCATCACCTCCTCGAGGATGTGAAATCTTTGTGGGCAAAATCCCGCGGGATGTTTATGAGGATGAGTTGGTCCCAGTGTTTGAGTCTGTGGGACGCATCTATGAGATGCGGCTGATGATGGACTTTGATGGGAAGAACCGAGGGTACGCGTTTGTGATGTACACAGAGAAACATGAGGCCAAACGTGCCGTGCGGGAGCTCAACAACTATGAGGTGCGGCCTGGGCGGCTACTGGGGGTCTGCTCCTCTGTAGACAACTGCCGTCTTTTCATTGGTGGCATTCCCAAGACCAAAAAGCGAGAGGAGATTCTGGAGGAGGTTTCTAAAGTGACAGAAGGTGTGCTAGATGTCATAGTTTATGCCAGTGCTGCAGACAAGATGAAGAACCGTGGCTTTGCCTTTGTAGAGTATGAGTCACACCGTGCAGCTGCCATGGCTCGCAGGAAGCTGATGCCTGGACGTATTCAGCTGTGGGGTCACCAGATTGCAGTGGACTGGGCTGAGCCAGAGATTGATGTGGATGAAGACGTAATGGAGACAGTGAAGATTCTCTACGTCAGGAATCTAATGATGGAGACCAGTGAGGAGACAATCAGACAGGTGAGATTTATTGACTTGTCAGTTTACAGGTTTCAGTATAAATCTTGTTAGGTAAAATTGTGGACTAAAACTACCCACACTTTCTCCGTCAACTAGGTGTTCAGCCAGTGGAACCCTGGATGCGTTGAACGTGTGAAGAAAATCCGTGACTACGCCTTCGTCCACTTTACCTCCCGGGACGATGCCGTCTTGGCCATGGACCACCTCAATGGCACAGAGGTGGAGGGGTCCTGCATTGAGGTGACGCTTGCTAAGCCAGTTGATAAAGAGCAATACTCACGTCAGAAGGCCTCGAAGGGGGGAGTGCCTGCCACTCCAGAGGCTGTTCCGCAGAACTACGTATACCAGTGTGATCCCTACACATTGGCTTACTATGGTTATCCCTACAACACCCTCATTGGACCCAATCGGGACTACTTCGTCAAAGGTTAGAATTaactttttctgcttttcttttagTAATGATCAGTTGGAAAAGCCACATGGTTTCTCTGAAAGTCAactgtttttgtaaatgtttgtgtcagaaGAAACTCTTTGGGACAATGCACTGTTAAAGATCTCATATTTCCATCCAACAAATGCTAATGTAGGAACAATGAATGCACTATTAATAAGGACCACGATGACTCATGATGgctaaaataatgatttaatctTCGATGACTAgaatttcatttgatgaaaTCTTTAACTTGATGAGATTTTGTTGCTTAAAATCAGAGAGTTGTTAAAAGTCAAAGACAGAACAAGGTGATGGACCAATGAATGCTAATCCCATTACCTGTGATTGATTAAATGTGGTCTTTGGGTGGTAGCAATCTATTTGACTTTCAACAATcgttgtgttttggttttttctCCAAAGGATCCCCAATGATACAGAACAATGGTAATCTCTCACATCCTTGCTCTTACTTATTCCTTCAATGAACAATGAGCTTTCCTGCCATTTGACAAACTATAAAATTTCTAACACCATCCTTTTCCTGCTGCGCTATCAACTTCCATTTCATGCTGGGTTATTGCAGAGATCACAACAAATCTACAAACCTTCCTGGACCATCTGTTCACAGTACCAAGAACTTTCATAACCAAGAGACAGAACAGTGCTCAAGAAAGAATTCACACTGTACCTAAATAAagggaaaatacaaacaaaacaacaacgaacaacaaaaaaaccttAGCTCTTAGCAACTGCAGTTTATGAGCCGATTATTCCCTTAAATTACGACTAAATGTTTCTCCTTGCTACCCAAGTCCTAATATCTTGAGAAAAGCTTCCAAGGAAGGTCTAGACTTATCATAAAATCTTGCCATACATGTCATCGTATACAACTTTCAGCATGCCCCTGCTGCCCAAGTCGTAAACCACAACTCCTGTCATCATATTACCTCAATTGTATTTTAAGCAGGTACTGTGCGAGGTCGTGgtcgtgctgctgctgctgcatgtaaCCGTACCCCTGGACCACGGGGGTCCTACCTGGGGGGTTACTCTGCCGGTCGTGGCATCTACAGCCGCTACCATGAGGGCAAGACCAAGCAGTCCGAAAAGCCCTATGAGCTGATGCCCAGTCTGGAGCTTGCTGCCTCCGTCAACCAAGTTGGCATCAAACCTGGCACAAGTCAGTGAGATAGATATGTCCATCCATATCCTCGCCCACCTTAAAAGCCTTTACTAAACCTTCCAGCTCACAATTCCTGTATCTCGCTCACTCCTGTGTGGTTTGAGGaacttttttcaaatcaaagcGATGGTTGTTGCTGGATGGTTATGTGCAAAAGGGCGCCCTTTCTCGTAACAGTTAAGAATAATGACACTAGATATGTGTCCTTTCTAGCATGACCAGAAGGTAACTACAATGCTTTGTTCCTCAGTCTTTCCTTTTTCCGCAACTTCAGTAGTTTGTCTATTGAGACTGAAAGCAGCACTGCGTTTAAAGAACAATATGACTGCGCTCTTAGTAGCATACTGCTGATGCGAAGATATAACATCCAGGAAAGGGAGTAGTACAACCATCAGTTTAAAGGCCAGCAGATGCCAAAACGATGACCACAAAGAATATTTGCTTTACAAAGAAATCTTCCTGCAACTAACTGACTTGACAAGATATTTTCAAGAAAATATTGCATGGAAATCTGGAAAAAGCTGATTGTTTTTGCCAGACGAAACAGTTGTCTCAATGAAATCaaggaggcagccatgttttttttttttcatgcagtgCTGTTGTCGGTCTGAACATGGTCTTTCACAATCTCATGCACTCAATTCCGACTTTTGACTGAAACATGGTTGACATTACTGCATGATGCCTTCTTTCACTGAGCAATGGTAGAAAGAACACgcatcaagaaaaaaaaagtattccACAAAGGATCAGCTTTTTCTATTCATAACATGAATGATGTTCAGTACGCTAGGAGTAAGCAGTAGCAGCTACTTTAGCTTATATTTGCACTACAAATGTTTCAGTCAATGTTGGAGTTGAAATGCAGAACTAACCTGCACAAACTAAAAATTGTATATCTCTCATTTGTCTTGTGTCTACTCTGGTCTGATCACTTAAGAGTTAATGTCAGTGGTATGTAGACTTGTTGCACATCTCATTTTGCAATGCATGATACAtaatatgatttttctttttctttttggtatCTACCAATATTCTTTTAGCAAACTACTGTCCCAGCGAACAAAATGTAGCAG
Protein-coding regions in this window:
- the rbm47 gene encoding RNA-binding protein 47 isoform X1; amino-acid sequence: MTAEDSASSSTMSNNASPSNSKPSKPSKPYSGPSLHSLEGQINIPEGVLAAPIEPALKALMERTGYSMIQENGQRKYGPPPGWNGASPPRGCEIFVGKIPRDVYEDELVPVFESVGRIYEMRLMMDFDGKNRGYAFVMYTEKHEAKRAVRELNNYEVRPGRLLGVCSSVDNCRLFIGGIPKTKKREEILEEVSKVTEGVLDVIVYASAADKMKNRGFAFVEYESHRAAAMARRKLMPGRIQLWGHQIAVDWAEPEIDVDEDVMETVKILYVRNLMMETSEETIRQVFSQWNPGCVERVKKIRDYAFVHFTSRDDAVLAMDHLNGTEVEGSCIEVTLAKPVDKEQYSRQKASKGGVPATPEAVPQNYVYQCDPYTLAYYGYPYNTLIGPNRDYFVKGSPMIQNNAGTVRGRGRAAAAACNRTPGPRGSYLGGYSAGRGIYSRYHEGKTKQSEKPYELMPSLELAASVNQVGIKPGTMALQTLGGQYPMFSTAPAAKLMEEGKVHTVEHLINPLAMQHAEHNSANAAASGLPSVSTPPPFQGRPITPVYAMAHNVQRIPAAGLYGGGYVPITNYAANTAALAALQKNAAVAAAAYGGYTGYAMPQAFPATAFQLPIHDIYQTY
- the rbm47 gene encoding RNA-binding protein 47 isoform X5 translates to MTAEDSASSSTMSNNASPSNSKPSKPSKPYSGPSLHSLEGQINIPEGVLAAPIEPALKALMERTGYSMIQENGQRKYGPPPGWNGASPPRGCEIFVGKIPRDVYEDELVPVFESVGRIYEMRLMMDFDGKNRGYAFVMYTEKHEAKRAVRELNNYEVRPGRLLGVCSSVDNCRLFIGGIPKTKKREEILEEVSKVTEGVLDVIVYASAADKMKNRGFAFVEYESHRAAAMARRKLMPGRIQLWGHQIAVDWAEPEIDVDEDVMETVKILYVRNLMMETSEETIRQVFSQWNPGCVERVKKIRDYAFVHFTSRDDAVLAMDHLNGTEVEGSCIEVTLAKPVDKEQYSRQKASKGGVPATPEAVPQNYVYQCDPYTLAYYGYPYNTLIGPNRDYFVKGSPMIQNNVALQTLGGQYPMFSTAPAAKLMEEGKVHTVEHLINPLAMQHAEHNSANAAASGLPSVSTPPPFQGRPITPVYAMAHNVQRIPAAGLYGGGYVPITNYAANTAALAALQKNAAVAAAAYGGYTGYAMPQAFPATAFQLPIHDIYQTY
- the rbm47 gene encoding RNA-binding protein 47 isoform X3, which codes for MTAEDSASSSTMSNNASPSNSKPSKPSKPYSGPSLHSLEGQINIPEGVLAAPIEPALKALMERTGYSMIQENGQRKYGPPPGWNGASPPRGCEIFVGKIPRDVYEDELVPVFESVGRIYEMRLMMDFDGKNRGYAFVMYTEKHEAKRAVRELNNYEVRPGRLLGVCSSVDNCRLFIGGIPKTKKREEILEEVSKVTEGVLDVIVYASAADKMKNRGFAFVEYESHRAAAMARRKLMPGRIQLWGHQIAVDWAEPEIDVDEDVMETVKILYVRNLMMETSEETIRQVFSQWNPGCVERVKKIRDYAFVHFTSRDDAVLAMDHLNGTEVEGSCIEVTLAKPVDKEQYSRQKASKGGVPATPEAVPQNYVYQCDPYTLAYYGYPYNTLIGPNRDYFVKAGTVRGRGRAAAAACNRTPGPRGSYLGGYSAGRGIYSRYHEGKTKQSEKPYELMPSLELAASVNQVGIKPGTMALQTLGGQYPMFSTAPAAKLMEEGKVHTVEHLINPLAMQHAEHNSANAAASGLPSVSTPPPFQGRPITPVYAMAHNVQRIPAAGLYGGGYVPITNYAANTAALAALQKNAAVAAAAYGGYTGYAMPQAFPATAFQLPIHDIYQTY
- the rbm47 gene encoding RNA-binding protein 47 isoform X2, giving the protein MTAEDSASSSTMSNNASPSNSKPSKPSKPYSGPSLHSLEGQINIPEGVLAAPIEPALKALMERTGYSMIQENGQRKYGPPPGWNGASPPRGCEIFVGKIPRDVYEDELVPVFESVGRIYEMRLMMDFDGKNRGYAFVMYTEKHEAKRAVRELNNYEVRPGRLLGVCSSVDNCRLFIGGIPKTKKREEILEEVSKVTEGVLDVIVYASAADKMKNRGFAFVEYESHRAAAMARRKLMPGRIQLWGHQIAVDWAEPEIDVDEDVMETVKILYVRNLMMETSEETIRQVFSQWNPGCVERVKKIRDYAFVHFTSRDDAVLAMDHLNGTEVEGSCIEVTLAKPVDKEQYSRQKASKGGVPATPEAVPQNYVYQCDPYTLAYYGYPYNTLIGPNRDYFVKGSPMIQNNGTVRGRGRAAAAACNRTPGPRGSYLGGYSAGRGIYSRYHEGKTKQSEKPYELMPSLELAASVNQVGIKPGTMALQTLGGQYPMFSTAPAAKLMEEGKVHTVEHLINPLAMQHAEHNSANAAASGLPSVSTPPPFQGRPITPVYAMAHNVQRIPAAGLYGGGYVPITNYAANTAALAALQKNAAVAAAAYGGYTGYAMPQAFPATAFQLPIHDIYQTY
- the rbm47 gene encoding RNA-binding protein 47 isoform X4, which gives rise to MTAEDSASSSTMSNNASPSNSKPSKPSKPYSGPSLHSLEGQINIPEGVLAAPIEPALKALMERTGYSMIQENGQRKYGPPPGWNGASPPRGCEIFVGKIPRDVYEDELVPVFESVGRIYEMRLMMDFDGKNRGYAFVMYTEKHEAKRAVRELNNYEVRPGRLLGVCSSVDNCRLFIGGIPKTKKREEILEEVSKVTEGVLDVIVYASAADKMKNRGFAFVEYESHRAAAMARRKLMPGRIQLWGHQIAVDWAEPEIDVDEDVMETVKILYVRNLMMETSEETIRQVFSQWNPGCVERVKKIRDYAFVHFTSRDDAVLAMDHLNGTEVEGSCIEVTLAKPVDKEQYSRQKASKGGVPATPEAVPQNYVYQCDPYTLAYYGYPYNTLIGPNRDYFVKGTVRGRGRAAAAACNRTPGPRGSYLGGYSAGRGIYSRYHEGKTKQSEKPYELMPSLELAASVNQVGIKPGTMALQTLGGQYPMFSTAPAAKLMEEGKVHTVEHLINPLAMQHAEHNSANAAASGLPSVSTPPPFQGRPITPVYAMAHNVQRIPAAGLYGGGYVPITNYAANTAALAALQKNAAVAAAAYGGYTGYAMPQAFPATAFQLPIHDIYQTY
- the rbm47 gene encoding RNA-binding protein 47 isoform X6, encoding MTAEDSASSSTMSNNASPSNSKPSKPSKPYSGPSLHSLEGQINIPEGVLAAPIEPALKALMERTGYSMIQENGQRKYGPPPGWNGASPPRGCEIFVGKIPRDVYEDELVPVFESVGRIYEMRLMMDFDGKNRGYAFVMYTEKHEAKRAVRELNNYEVRPGRLLGVCSSVDNCRLFIGGIPKTKKREEILEEVSKVTEGVLDVIVYASAADKMKNRGFAFVEYESHRAAAMARRKLMPGRIQLWGHQIAVDWAEPEIDVDEDVMETVKILYVRNLMMETSEETIRQVFSQWNPGCVERVKKIRDYAFVHFTSRDDAVLAMDHLNGTEVEGSCIEVTLAKPVDKEQYSRQKASKGGVPATPEAVPQNYVYQCDPYTLAYYGYPYNTLIGPNRDYFVKVALQTLGGQYPMFSTAPAAKLMEEGKVHTVEHLINPLAMQHAEHNSANAAASGLPSVSTPPPFQGRPITPVYAMAHNVQRIPAAGLYGGGYVPITNYAANTAALAALQKNAAVAAAAYGGYTGYAMPQAFPATAFQLPIHDIYQTY